In a single window of the Nicotiana tomentosiformis chromosome 10, ASM39032v3, whole genome shotgun sequence genome:
- the LOC104118637 gene encoding putative methylesterase 11, chloroplastic isoform X2, whose protein sequence is MGKCDDDYIREQARVAAALLLQHHQQNGTLTQFERSVSLRETLTSSRKQKRIPRSSSCRARSLSDSIPQHLELLDQGTDVESLKNKHFVLVHGGGFGAWCWYKTTTLLKESGYQVDAIDLTGSGAHFFDSNNITTLSQYVKPLTDFLENLDDNKKVILVGHDIGGVCISYAMELYPSKVSAAIFVAASMLKNGQNILDMFSVQLGLNNLCQRAQVFRYANGKNHPPTAIDYDKSLIKEVLFNQTPTKDVELASVSMRQVPFGPLTEKLTLSATNYGSIPRFYVKTQDDFAIPASLQEVMIDSNQPEQVFQIKGSDHSPFLSKPQSLHKILVEISNIPPKMNLKTTI, encoded by the exons ATG GGAAAATGTGATGATGATTATATTAGAGAACAAGCTCGAGTTGCTGCAGCTTTATTACTacaacatcatcaacaaaatGGAACACTTACTCAATTTGAACGTTCAGTTTCTCTTAGGGAAACTTTAACTTCTTCTAGGAAGCAAAAGAGGATTCCTAGAAGCTCGAGTTGTCGTGCCAGATCTCTCTCTGATTCAATTCCTCAGCATCTGGAGCTTCTTGATCAG GGTACAGATGTTGAAAGTTTGAAGAATAAACATTTTGTTCTTGTACATGGAGGTGGTTTTGGTGCATGGTGTTGGTATAAAACTACAACACTTCTCAAAGAATCTGGATATCAAGTTGATGCTATAGACTTAACTGGTTCTGGTGCACATTTCTTTGactccaacaacattactacTCTGTCACAATATGTAAAACCACTCACTGATTTCCTCGAAAATCTCGACGATAACAAGAAG GTCATATTAGTCGGGCACGATATAGGGGGAGTTTGTATTTCTTATGCAATGGAATTGTATCCATCAAAAGTTTCTGCAGCAATTTTTGTTGCTGCATCAATGCTGAAGAATGGACAAAACATACTCGATAtgttctccgtacag CTTGGATTGAACAATCTATGTCAACGCGCTCAAGTTTTTCGCTATGCAAATGGGAAGAATCATCCTCCAACTGCTATAGATTATGACAAGTCATTAATCAAGGAAGTGTTGTTCAATCAAACCCCAACTAAG GATGTTGAATTAGCATCAGTATCAATGAGGCAAGTTCCCTTTGGACCACTAACAGAAAAGCTAACACTTTCTGCAACAAATTATGGTTCTATTCCAAGATTCTATGTCAAAACACAAGATGATTTTGCAATTCCTGCATCTCTTCAAGAAGTTATGATAGATTCAAATCAACCTGAACAAGTTTTCCAGATTAAAGGGTCCGATCATTCCCCCTTTTTGTCGAAACCTCAGTCTCTCCACAAGATTTTAGTAGAAATTTCCAACATTCCTCCAAAAATGAATCTCAAAACTACCATCTAA
- the LOC104118637 gene encoding putative methylesterase 11, chloroplastic isoform X1: MGNSLACFSEKNQATKFRKSNKSSRSFNGNVPPPCISRSTSRKSDRIYLNSLRFDQGKCDDDYIREQARVAAALLLQHHQQNGTLTQFERSVSLRETLTSSRKQKRIPRSSSCRARSLSDSIPQHLELLDQGTDVESLKNKHFVLVHGGGFGAWCWYKTTTLLKESGYQVDAIDLTGSGAHFFDSNNITTLSQYVKPLTDFLENLDDNKKVILVGHDIGGVCISYAMELYPSKVSAAIFVAASMLKNGQNILDMFSVQLGLNNLCQRAQVFRYANGKNHPPTAIDYDKSLIKEVLFNQTPTKDVELASVSMRQVPFGPLTEKLTLSATNYGSIPRFYVKTQDDFAIPASLQEVMIDSNQPEQVFQIKGSDHSPFLSKPQSLHKILVEISNIPPKMNLKTTI; the protein is encoded by the exons ATGGGCAATTCATTAGCATGTTTTTCTGAGAAAAATCAAGCAACTAAATTTAGAAAAAGCAACAAAAGTAGTAGATCATTCAATGGTAATGTTCCTCCTCCATGTATCTCAAGATCAACGAGTCGAAAATCGGATAGAATTTATCTAAATTCTTTAAGATTTGATCAGGGAAAATGTGATGATGATTATATTAGAGAACAAGCTCGAGTTGCTGCAGCTTTATTACTacaacatcatcaacaaaatGGAACACTTACTCAATTTGAACGTTCAGTTTCTCTTAGGGAAACTTTAACTTCTTCTAGGAAGCAAAAGAGGATTCCTAGAAGCTCGAGTTGTCGTGCCAGATCTCTCTCTGATTCAATTCCTCAGCATCTGGAGCTTCTTGATCAG GGTACAGATGTTGAAAGTTTGAAGAATAAACATTTTGTTCTTGTACATGGAGGTGGTTTTGGTGCATGGTGTTGGTATAAAACTACAACACTTCTCAAAGAATCTGGATATCAAGTTGATGCTATAGACTTAACTGGTTCTGGTGCACATTTCTTTGactccaacaacattactacTCTGTCACAATATGTAAAACCACTCACTGATTTCCTCGAAAATCTCGACGATAACAAGAAG GTCATATTAGTCGGGCACGATATAGGGGGAGTTTGTATTTCTTATGCAATGGAATTGTATCCATCAAAAGTTTCTGCAGCAATTTTTGTTGCTGCATCAATGCTGAAGAATGGACAAAACATACTCGATAtgttctccgtacag CTTGGATTGAACAATCTATGTCAACGCGCTCAAGTTTTTCGCTATGCAAATGGGAAGAATCATCCTCCAACTGCTATAGATTATGACAAGTCATTAATCAAGGAAGTGTTGTTCAATCAAACCCCAACTAAG GATGTTGAATTAGCATCAGTATCAATGAGGCAAGTTCCCTTTGGACCACTAACAGAAAAGCTAACACTTTCTGCAACAAATTATGGTTCTATTCCAAGATTCTATGTCAAAACACAAGATGATTTTGCAATTCCTGCATCTCTTCAAGAAGTTATGATAGATTCAAATCAACCTGAACAAGTTTTCCAGATTAAAGGGTCCGATCATTCCCCCTTTTTGTCGAAACCTCAGTCTCTCCACAAGATTTTAGTAGAAATTTCCAACATTCCTCCAAAAATGAATCTCAAAACTACCATCTAA